ATCGGCAATACCTGAACCGTCGTCGACGACAGCGATGCGGATCGGCCCGCGGTCGTCGTATTCGACGCGAACGTGCGTAGCGCCGGCGTCGAGTGCGTTTTCGACGAGCTCTTTGACTGCTGCGGAGGGGCGCTCGACGACTTCGCCGGCGGCGATGCCGGCAATCGTCGCTTCGTCGAGGAGCGCGATCGGTGCGCGCTCAGCCAAACACGAGATCCTCGCGCTTGCGCGCCAGCATCTCGGCGACGCGCCGGGCGTCGGCCTCGTAGCCCTTGCGACCCGCCATCGCGAAAGTCAGCCTTTTGCCCGCTTCGACGCCGGGCTGATCGAGCGGATCGACGCCGAGAAGGCCGCCGGTGATCACCGTCTGCACCTCGAAGAAATGAAAGAGCTGCCCGAGCGCCGCTTCGTCGCATCGCTCGAGCGTTAGCAGGCTGGTGATGCGGCCGGCATCGGCCAGCGCGAGCTCGGTCGCCTGCTGCTCCATGTTGAGCAGCTCGCCCATCGAATGACCGGACAGGAACGCGAGCTCCTCGGCGTCGCCCTCCTTGCGGGGAATCGCGATGTCGTGCTCGTGCGCCGCAACGCGGATGAACGTGATGACCTTGTCGCGCGAGCCTTCGACGTAAAGCTGCACCTGCGAATGCTGGTCGGTCGCGCCGAGCGCACGCACCGGCGTCTGCCCGGTTTCGACGATGCTGCCATCGATGCCGCGGGCCTTGCCCAGGCTCTCGGCCCACAGCTGGCCGTACCATTCGGCGAAGCGCAGCAGGCCGTCGCTGTACGGCATCAGCACGTGGATGTTGCAGCGCTTCTCCTGCATCGCCAGATACAGCAGCGCCGCGTGCATGGCCGCGGGATTGGTGCGCGGATCTTCCTGCGCGCACAGCGTGTCGGCATGGCGGGCCCCGGCCAGCAGCGCCGCGATATCGATCCCCGCGGCCGCAAGCGGAAAAAGACCGACCGCCGACAGCACCGAGAAGCGCCCGCCTACGCCGGGAGGAACCGGCAGCGAGCGAAGCCCCAGGCTGTTTGCGAGCGCGCGCAGCGGACCTTTTTCCGGATCGGTCGTCACGACGATGTGGCGCGTCCACTTGGCGCCTACCGCCGCGGTGAGCCGCTCGCGCACGACGAGATACTGCGCGAGCGTCTCGGAGGTGCCGCCCGACTTCGAGAT
This sequence is a window from Candidatus Limnocylindrales bacterium. Protein-coding genes within it:
- a CDS encoding glucose-6-phosphate isomerase translates to MHLDVNGFFSHMIGSYGLEPETLEAIFPRLRGVLESIRERREAGELAFHELPYDVAGAKECARLADEIAGEFDTLIVLGIGGSALGTKAVLDALPTAVRARRMDVHVADNVDPTSFQALLDSVDLASTCFNVISKSGGTSETLAQYLVVRERLTAAVGAKWTRHIVVTTDPEKGPLRALANSLGLRSLPVPPGVGGRFSVLSAVGLFPLAAAGIDIAALLAGARHADTLCAQEDPRTNPAAMHAALLYLAMQEKRCNIHVLMPYSDGLLRFAEWYGQLWAESLGKARGIDGSIVETGQTPVRALGATDQHSQVQLYVEGSRDKVITFIRVAAHEHDIAIPRKEGDAEELAFLSGHSMGELLNMEQQATELALADAGRITSLLTLERCDEAALGQLFHFFEVQTVITGGLLGVDPLDQPGVEAGKRLTFAMAGRKGYEADARRVAEMLARKREDLVFG